The Caloenas nicobarica isolate bCalNic1 chromosome 28, bCalNic1.hap1, whole genome shotgun sequence genome window below encodes:
- the LOC135999438 gene encoding olfactory receptor 14A16-like: LDLGSISTIVPKSMANSLWDTRAISYIGCAAQMLLFLFFISAEYFLLTVMSYDRYVAICKPLHYGTLLGSRACVHMAAAAWATGFLSALLHTANTFSLPLCKGNALDQFFCEIPQFLKLSCSDFYLRELGLLVVSVSLGFGCFVFIVVSYVQILRAVLRIPSEQGRHKAFSTCLPHLAVVSLFVSTAFFSHLKPPSISSPSLDLVVSILYSVVPPLENMRESAPRRSSCARESVTEEPDPNNKWGDRAAEIKVSEVDLDWQDEGELLMAHWAHDA; encoded by the exons ctcgacctgggctccatctccaccattgtccccaaatccatggccaattccctctgggacaccagggctatCTCATatataggatgtgctgcacagatgcttttgtttctctttttcatttcagcagaatattttcttctcactgtcatgtcctacgaccgctacgttgccatctgcaaacccctgcactacgggaccctcctgggcagcagagcttgtgtccacatggcagcagctgcctgggccactgggtttctcagtgctctgctgcacacggccaatacattttcactgccactgtgcaagggcaatgccctggaccagttcttctgtgaaatcccacagttcctcaagctctcctgctcagacttctacctcagggaacttgggcttcttgtggttagtgtctctttaggatttgggtgttttgtgttcattgtggtgtcatatgtgcagatcttgagggccgtgctgaggatcccctctgagcagggacggcacaaagccttttccacgtgcctccctcacctggccgtggtctccctgtttgtcagcactgccttcttttcccacctgaagcccccctccatctcctctccttctctggacctggtggtgtccattctgtactcagtggtgcctcca CTAGAGAACATGCGTGAGAGTGCgccacgtagaagctcatgtgcccgaGAGTCGGTCACTGAAGAACCCGATCCGAACAACAAGTGGGGGGATCGAGCTGCTGAGATTAAAGTGTCTGAGGTAGATTTGGATtggcaagatgaaggtgaattattgatggcccattgggcccacgATGCCTAA